The Balearica regulorum gibbericeps isolate bBalReg1 chromosome 22, bBalReg1.pri, whole genome shotgun sequence genome includes a region encoding these proteins:
- the SH3BGRL3 gene encoding SH3 domain-binding glutamic acid-rich-like protein 3, whose amino-acid sequence MSTLKVYSTSVTGSREIKSQQSEVTRILDGKNIKYELVDISQDNALREEMRAKAGNPKAIPPQIVNGDHYCGDYELFVEAVEQNTLQEFLKLA is encoded by the exons ATGAGCACCCTCAAGGTCTACAGCACCTCGGTGACCGGCTCCCGGGAG ATTAAATCCCAACAGAGCGAAGTAACCAGAATCCTTGATGGGAAAAACATCAAGTACGAGCTGGTGGATATCTCCCAGGACAACGCTCTCCGGGAGGAGATGAGAGCAAAGGCAGGCAACCCCAAAGCCATCCCACCCCAGATCGTCAACGGAGACCACTACTGTGGG GATTACGAGCTCTTTGTGGAAGCGGTGGAGCAAAACACCCTGCAGGAGTTCCTGAAGCTGGCCTGA
- the CEP85 gene encoding centrosomal protein of 85 kDa isoform X1, whose amino-acid sequence MFCWIDKMAALEKHPDLRLQQNNPSDPSTSQKSHFLETDWKTPMLSVKFQSRVSRCSSVADSGDGGIGTSCSDSTEDFCNSSNGSSFQPIKTQVTIPTAHVMPSTLGASPSKLCSAGDQSCLQSTSKTAMPGSASEHAGLMRNGDVNAGKSSQVPPRDLLRLYRTSGENGFEQSWHPVSDHMRTEDTWKFDTPTIERTFNQSLFLDSLCADPLHRLQKFNPNSGTAEAGKNHYKVLPESKQAAGANGACEPQDGTWPSGSRLMPTGLQANSFFSKPVAPSSRAWMQEACSLHPHERVCELSAWKEQLEKVRLQIEQMQLQNGGACHHPSMYSPSLPTPDPAQWINILNSNENLLKEKELLIDRQRQHISQLEQKVRESELQVHSALLGCPAPYGDVYMLRMQELQRENTFLRAQFTEKTESLSKEKIELEKKLAAAEVDAKLIRESLKETMQKHAEELKKQEERVKGRDKHINNLKKKCQKESEQNRERQQRIETLERYLADLPTLEDHQKQSQKLKESELKSAAMQETVLALETELGDVRAAFREQEMQLETQKHKELELLSTVRSLQDKVQQCVKNAERGPPAQDGERQKIENDSLKKECDSLRKIVDKQQQKMEQLSLQVKNLEEQVAQEEGTSQALKEEAMRRENALQQLRTAVKELSVQNQDLIEKNLTLQERLRQAELTTQPLPAETARLAQELYSELASCLQDLQSVYSIVTQRAQGKDPNLSLLLGIRSVQYSAKEKDNLLSPDGLAKKLVEVKQLHKEVEDLRTAISDRYAQDMGDNCITQ is encoded by the exons ATGT TTTGCTGGATAGATAAGATGGCTGCTCTTGAGAAACATCCAGACCTGAGGCTCCAGCAGAACAATCCATCAG ATCCCAGCACCAGTCAGAAGAGTCATTTCTTGGAGACTGACTGGAAAACGCCTATGTTGTCTGTGAAGTTCCAGAGCCGTGTCAGTCGCTGTTCAAGCGTGGCTGACAGCGGGGATGGGGGCATTGGGACCTCCTGCTCAGACAGCACAGAAG ACTTTTGCAATTCCAGTAACGGTTCCTCATTCCAGCCCATCAAAACCCAAGTGACCATCCCAACGGCCCATGTTATGCCTTCTACATTGGGTGCCTCACCCTCcaagctgtgctctgcaggagaCCAGAGCTGTTTGCAGAGTACTTCAAAAACTGCTATGCCAGGATCTGCTTCTGAACATGCAGGGCTCATGAGAAACGGAGACGTTAATGCCGGGAAGTCGTCTCAGGTGCCACCCAGGGATCTCTTGCGTCTCTACAGGACTTCAGGGGAAAATGGTTTTGAGCAATCCTGGCATCCTGTTTCTGATCACATGAGAACAGAAGATACTTGGAAGTTTGACACCCCCACCATTGAGCGCACCTTTAACCAGTCTCTCTTTCTGGATAGTTTGTGCGCTGACCCTCTCCACAGGCTCCAGAAGTTCAATCCAAACTCTGGGACAGCTGAGGCAGGAAAGAACCATTATAAGGTGCTGCCAGAGAGTAAGCAAGCGGCAGGGGCTAATGGAGCCTGTGAGCCCCAGGATGGAACGTGGCCGAGTGGGAGCAGACTGATGCCAACGGGACTCCAGGCCAACAGTTTCTTTTCGAAACCTGTAGCTCCTTCATCTCGAGCATGGATGCAAGAAGCCTGCTCGCTGCATCCACATGAGAGGGTCTGTGAGCTCAGCGCTTGGAAAGAACAGCTGGAGAAAGTGCGATTGCAAATAGAGCAAATGCAG TTACAAAATGGAGGTGCCTGCCACCATCCCTCGATGTATTCTCCTTCGCTGCCTACGCCTGATCCAGCCCAGTGGATCAATATCCTGAACTCCAATGAAAACCTCCTCAAGGAGAAAGAGCTTCTCATTGACAG gcaAAGACAACACATATCCCAGTTGGAGCAGAAGGTTCGGGAAAGTGAACTGCAGGTTCACAGTGCCCTGCTTGGCTGTCCAGCACCCTACGGAGATGTCTACATGTTGAGAATGCAG gagctgcagcGGGAGAACACGTTTCTTCGAGCACAGTTCACAGAGAAGACTGAATCCCTCAGTAAGGAAAAGATTGAGTTGGAGAAAAAactggctgctgcagaggtggATGCAAAGCTGATCCGGGAGTCACTGAAGGAAACAATGCAGAAACATGCAGAGGAattaaagaaacaggaagaaagg GTAAAGGGAAGAGACAAACACATTAataatcttaaaaagaaatgccagaAGGAATCTgaacaaaacagagagagacAACAGAGAATCGAGACCCTGGAACGATACCTGGCTGATCTGCCaacccttgaggaccaccagAAACAGAGCCAGAAG CTGAAGGAATCTGAACTGAAGAGTGCTGCTATGCAGGAAACAGTGCTGGCACTGGAAACAGAGCTTGGAGATGTCCGGGCTGCTTTCAGGGAGCAAGAGATGCAGCTAGAAACCCAAAAACACAAGGAGCTGGAGCTTCTTTCCACTGTGCGCAG CTTGCAGGACAAGGTGCAGCAGTGTGTAAAGAATGCAGAGAGAGGACCCCCTGCGCAGGATggggagagacagaaaatagaaaatgactCTCTGAAGAAAGAATGCGACTCCCTCAGGAAG ATTGtggacaagcagcagcagaagatgGAGCAGTTGTCCTTGCAAGTGAAG AACCTGGAAGAACAGGTGGCCCAGGAAGAGGGGACAAGCCAAGCTCTGAAAGAGGAGGCGATGAGAAGAGAAAATGCACTGCAGCAGCTCCGGACCGCTGTGAAAGAG CTTTCAGTGCAGAACCAGGATCTCATTGAGAAGAACCTGACCCTTCAGGAACGACTCCGGCAGGCAGAGCTAACAACCCAGCCGCTGCCTGCAGAGACAGCCCGCCTCGCCCAGGAGTTGTACAGTGAGCTGGCCAGCTGTCTGCAGGATTTGCAATCTGTCTACAGCATTGTCACTCAGAGGGCTCAGGGCAAGGATCCCAacctctctctgctcctgggCATTCGCT CTGTGCAGTACTCTGCTAAGGAGAAGGACAACTTACTAAGCCCTGACGGACTTGCAAAGAAACTGGTGGAGGTAAAACAGCTTCACAAAGAGGTGGAGGACTTAAGGACAGCAATATCTGACAGATATGCTCAGGACATGGGAGACAACTGCATCACCCAGTAA
- the CEP85 gene encoding centrosomal protein of 85 kDa isoform X4, producing the protein MPSTLGASPSKLCSAGDQSCLQSTSKTAMPGSASEHAGLMRNGDVNAGKSSQVPPRDLLRLYRTSGENGFEQSWHPVSDHMRTEDTWKFDTPTIERTFNQSLFLDSLCADPLHRLQKFNPNSGTAEAGKNHYKVLPESKQAAGANGACEPQDGTWPSGSRLMPTGLQANSFFSKPVAPSSRAWMQEACSLHPHERVCELSAWKEQLEKVRLQIEQMQLQNGGACHHPSMYSPSLPTPDPAQWINILNSNENLLKEKELLIDRQRQHISQLEQKVRESELQVHSALLGCPAPYGDVYMLRMQELQRENTFLRAQFTEKTESLSKEKIELEKKLAAAEVDAKLIRESLKETMQKHAEELKKQEERVKGRDKHINNLKKKCQKESEQNRERQQRIETLERYLADLPTLEDHQKQSQKLKESELKSAAMQETVLALETELGDVRAAFREQEMQLETQKHKELELLSTVRSLQDKVQQCVKNAERGPPAQDGERQKIENDSLKKECDSLRKIVDKQQQKMEQLSLQVKNLEEQVAQEEGTSQALKEEAMRRENALQQLRTAVKELSVQNQDLIEKNLTLQERLRQAELTTQPLPAETARLAQELYSELASCLQDLQSVYSIVTQRAQGKDPNLSLLLGIRSVQYSAKEKDNLLSPDGLAKKLVEVKQLHKEVEDLRTAISDRYAQDMGDNCITQ; encoded by the exons ATGCCTTCTACATTGGGTGCCTCACCCTCcaagctgtgctctgcaggagaCCAGAGCTGTTTGCAGAGTACTTCAAAAACTGCTATGCCAGGATCTGCTTCTGAACATGCAGGGCTCATGAGAAACGGAGACGTTAATGCCGGGAAGTCGTCTCAGGTGCCACCCAGGGATCTCTTGCGTCTCTACAGGACTTCAGGGGAAAATGGTTTTGAGCAATCCTGGCATCCTGTTTCTGATCACATGAGAACAGAAGATACTTGGAAGTTTGACACCCCCACCATTGAGCGCACCTTTAACCAGTCTCTCTTTCTGGATAGTTTGTGCGCTGACCCTCTCCACAGGCTCCAGAAGTTCAATCCAAACTCTGGGACAGCTGAGGCAGGAAAGAACCATTATAAGGTGCTGCCAGAGAGTAAGCAAGCGGCAGGGGCTAATGGAGCCTGTGAGCCCCAGGATGGAACGTGGCCGAGTGGGAGCAGACTGATGCCAACGGGACTCCAGGCCAACAGTTTCTTTTCGAAACCTGTAGCTCCTTCATCTCGAGCATGGATGCAAGAAGCCTGCTCGCTGCATCCACATGAGAGGGTCTGTGAGCTCAGCGCTTGGAAAGAACAGCTGGAGAAAGTGCGATTGCAAATAGAGCAAATGCAG TTACAAAATGGAGGTGCCTGCCACCATCCCTCGATGTATTCTCCTTCGCTGCCTACGCCTGATCCAGCCCAGTGGATCAATATCCTGAACTCCAATGAAAACCTCCTCAAGGAGAAAGAGCTTCTCATTGACAG gcaAAGACAACACATATCCCAGTTGGAGCAGAAGGTTCGGGAAAGTGAACTGCAGGTTCACAGTGCCCTGCTTGGCTGTCCAGCACCCTACGGAGATGTCTACATGTTGAGAATGCAG gagctgcagcGGGAGAACACGTTTCTTCGAGCACAGTTCACAGAGAAGACTGAATCCCTCAGTAAGGAAAAGATTGAGTTGGAGAAAAAactggctgctgcagaggtggATGCAAAGCTGATCCGGGAGTCACTGAAGGAAACAATGCAGAAACATGCAGAGGAattaaagaaacaggaagaaagg GTAAAGGGAAGAGACAAACACATTAataatcttaaaaagaaatgccagaAGGAATCTgaacaaaacagagagagacAACAGAGAATCGAGACCCTGGAACGATACCTGGCTGATCTGCCaacccttgaggaccaccagAAACAGAGCCAGAAG CTGAAGGAATCTGAACTGAAGAGTGCTGCTATGCAGGAAACAGTGCTGGCACTGGAAACAGAGCTTGGAGATGTCCGGGCTGCTTTCAGGGAGCAAGAGATGCAGCTAGAAACCCAAAAACACAAGGAGCTGGAGCTTCTTTCCACTGTGCGCAG CTTGCAGGACAAGGTGCAGCAGTGTGTAAAGAATGCAGAGAGAGGACCCCCTGCGCAGGATggggagagacagaaaatagaaaatgactCTCTGAAGAAAGAATGCGACTCCCTCAGGAAG ATTGtggacaagcagcagcagaagatgGAGCAGTTGTCCTTGCAAGTGAAG AACCTGGAAGAACAGGTGGCCCAGGAAGAGGGGACAAGCCAAGCTCTGAAAGAGGAGGCGATGAGAAGAGAAAATGCACTGCAGCAGCTCCGGACCGCTGTGAAAGAG CTTTCAGTGCAGAACCAGGATCTCATTGAGAAGAACCTGACCCTTCAGGAACGACTCCGGCAGGCAGAGCTAACAACCCAGCCGCTGCCTGCAGAGACAGCCCGCCTCGCCCAGGAGTTGTACAGTGAGCTGGCCAGCTGTCTGCAGGATTTGCAATCTGTCTACAGCATTGTCACTCAGAGGGCTCAGGGCAAGGATCCCAacctctctctgctcctgggCATTCGCT CTGTGCAGTACTCTGCTAAGGAGAAGGACAACTTACTAAGCCCTGACGGACTTGCAAAGAAACTGGTGGAGGTAAAACAGCTTCACAAAGAGGTGGAGGACTTAAGGACAGCAATATCTGACAGATATGCTCAGGACATGGGAGACAACTGCATCACCCAGTAA
- the LOC142604858 gene encoding claudin-19-like — translation MGTLSLVWGLALAPAGWVLLLAATATPRWRELPERPGYPPDLFFSDGLWESCVEELAQLGPACLALPEDTARFWPVQVLRAAAVGSVLLGALAYALAVLGARWWAPSPRPNLVVAAGLLLMLAGAVYLGAASYVAHRVLQALASPQTPPADRFHLGTCLYLGWSGGGAEVLAGVCLATSSCRKRGFVAGPAAAPYEVDY, via the coding sequence ATGGGGACCCTCTCCCTGGTGTGGGGTCTGGCGCTGGCCCCCGCGGGCTGGGTGCTGCTCTTGGCGGCCACGGCCACCCCACGGTGGCGAGAGCTGCCCGAGCGGCCCGGCTACCCCCCTGACCTCTTCTTCAGCGATGGCCTCTGGGAGAGCTGCGTGGAGGAGCTCGCCCAGCTGGGCCCAGCCTGTCTCGCCCTCCCGGAGGACACGGCCCGTTTCTGGCCCGTGCAGGTGCTGAGAGCGGCCGCTGTGGGCTCGGTGCTGCTGGGGGCCCTGGCGTACGCCCTGGCCGTGCTGGGGGCACGGTGGTGGGCCCCCTCGCCGCGCCCCAACCTGGTGGTCGCTGCCGGGCTCCTGCTGATGCTGGCGGGTGCCGTGTACCTGGGTGCCGCTTCCTACGTGGCTCATCGGGTGCTGCAGGCCTTGGCCAGCCCACAGACCCCCCCGGCAGACCGCTTCCACCTGGGAACGTGTCTCTACCTGGGCTGGAGCGGCGGAGGGGCGGAGGTGCTGGCTGGTGTCTGCCtggccaccagctcctgcaggaagAGGGGGTTTGTTGCGGGGCCGGCTGCTGCCCCTTACGAGGTGGATTATTGA
- the CEP85 gene encoding centrosomal protein of 85 kDa isoform X3: MHFCNSSNGSSFQPIKTQVTIPTAHVMPSTLGASPSKLCSAGDQSCLQSTSKTAMPGSASEHAGLMRNGDVNAGKSSQVPPRDLLRLYRTSGENGFEQSWHPVSDHMRTEDTWKFDTPTIERTFNQSLFLDSLCADPLHRLQKFNPNSGTAEAGKNHYKVLPESKQAAGANGACEPQDGTWPSGSRLMPTGLQANSFFSKPVAPSSRAWMQEACSLHPHERVCELSAWKEQLEKVRLQIEQMQLQNGGACHHPSMYSPSLPTPDPAQWINILNSNENLLKEKELLIDRQRQHISQLEQKVRESELQVHSALLGCPAPYGDVYMLRMQELQRENTFLRAQFTEKTESLSKEKIELEKKLAAAEVDAKLIRESLKETMQKHAEELKKQEERVKGRDKHINNLKKKCQKESEQNRERQQRIETLERYLADLPTLEDHQKQSQKLKESELKSAAMQETVLALETELGDVRAAFREQEMQLETQKHKELELLSTVRSLQDKVQQCVKNAERGPPAQDGERQKIENDSLKKECDSLRKIVDKQQQKMEQLSLQVKNLEEQVAQEEGTSQALKEEAMRRENALQQLRTAVKELSVQNQDLIEKNLTLQERLRQAELTTQPLPAETARLAQELYSELASCLQDLQSVYSIVTQRAQGKDPNLSLLLGIRSVQYSAKEKDNLLSPDGLAKKLVEVKQLHKEVEDLRTAISDRYAQDMGDNCITQ, encoded by the exons ATGC ACTTTTGCAATTCCAGTAACGGTTCCTCATTCCAGCCCATCAAAACCCAAGTGACCATCCCAACGGCCCATGTTATGCCTTCTACATTGGGTGCCTCACCCTCcaagctgtgctctgcaggagaCCAGAGCTGTTTGCAGAGTACTTCAAAAACTGCTATGCCAGGATCTGCTTCTGAACATGCAGGGCTCATGAGAAACGGAGACGTTAATGCCGGGAAGTCGTCTCAGGTGCCACCCAGGGATCTCTTGCGTCTCTACAGGACTTCAGGGGAAAATGGTTTTGAGCAATCCTGGCATCCTGTTTCTGATCACATGAGAACAGAAGATACTTGGAAGTTTGACACCCCCACCATTGAGCGCACCTTTAACCAGTCTCTCTTTCTGGATAGTTTGTGCGCTGACCCTCTCCACAGGCTCCAGAAGTTCAATCCAAACTCTGGGACAGCTGAGGCAGGAAAGAACCATTATAAGGTGCTGCCAGAGAGTAAGCAAGCGGCAGGGGCTAATGGAGCCTGTGAGCCCCAGGATGGAACGTGGCCGAGTGGGAGCAGACTGATGCCAACGGGACTCCAGGCCAACAGTTTCTTTTCGAAACCTGTAGCTCCTTCATCTCGAGCATGGATGCAAGAAGCCTGCTCGCTGCATCCACATGAGAGGGTCTGTGAGCTCAGCGCTTGGAAAGAACAGCTGGAGAAAGTGCGATTGCAAATAGAGCAAATGCAG TTACAAAATGGAGGTGCCTGCCACCATCCCTCGATGTATTCTCCTTCGCTGCCTACGCCTGATCCAGCCCAGTGGATCAATATCCTGAACTCCAATGAAAACCTCCTCAAGGAGAAAGAGCTTCTCATTGACAG gcaAAGACAACACATATCCCAGTTGGAGCAGAAGGTTCGGGAAAGTGAACTGCAGGTTCACAGTGCCCTGCTTGGCTGTCCAGCACCCTACGGAGATGTCTACATGTTGAGAATGCAG gagctgcagcGGGAGAACACGTTTCTTCGAGCACAGTTCACAGAGAAGACTGAATCCCTCAGTAAGGAAAAGATTGAGTTGGAGAAAAAactggctgctgcagaggtggATGCAAAGCTGATCCGGGAGTCACTGAAGGAAACAATGCAGAAACATGCAGAGGAattaaagaaacaggaagaaagg GTAAAGGGAAGAGACAAACACATTAataatcttaaaaagaaatgccagaAGGAATCTgaacaaaacagagagagacAACAGAGAATCGAGACCCTGGAACGATACCTGGCTGATCTGCCaacccttgaggaccaccagAAACAGAGCCAGAAG CTGAAGGAATCTGAACTGAAGAGTGCTGCTATGCAGGAAACAGTGCTGGCACTGGAAACAGAGCTTGGAGATGTCCGGGCTGCTTTCAGGGAGCAAGAGATGCAGCTAGAAACCCAAAAACACAAGGAGCTGGAGCTTCTTTCCACTGTGCGCAG CTTGCAGGACAAGGTGCAGCAGTGTGTAAAGAATGCAGAGAGAGGACCCCCTGCGCAGGATggggagagacagaaaatagaaaatgactCTCTGAAGAAAGAATGCGACTCCCTCAGGAAG ATTGtggacaagcagcagcagaagatgGAGCAGTTGTCCTTGCAAGTGAAG AACCTGGAAGAACAGGTGGCCCAGGAAGAGGGGACAAGCCAAGCTCTGAAAGAGGAGGCGATGAGAAGAGAAAATGCACTGCAGCAGCTCCGGACCGCTGTGAAAGAG CTTTCAGTGCAGAACCAGGATCTCATTGAGAAGAACCTGACCCTTCAGGAACGACTCCGGCAGGCAGAGCTAACAACCCAGCCGCTGCCTGCAGAGACAGCCCGCCTCGCCCAGGAGTTGTACAGTGAGCTGGCCAGCTGTCTGCAGGATTTGCAATCTGTCTACAGCATTGTCACTCAGAGGGCTCAGGGCAAGGATCCCAacctctctctgctcctgggCATTCGCT CTGTGCAGTACTCTGCTAAGGAGAAGGACAACTTACTAAGCCCTGACGGACTTGCAAAGAAACTGGTGGAGGTAAAACAGCTTCACAAAGAGGTGGAGGACTTAAGGACAGCAATATCTGACAGATATGCTCAGGACATGGGAGACAACTGCATCACCCAGTAA
- the CEP85 gene encoding centrosomal protein of 85 kDa isoform X2, whose amino-acid sequence MAALEKHPDLRLQQNNPSDPSTSQKSHFLETDWKTPMLSVKFQSRVSRCSSVADSGDGGIGTSCSDSTEDFCNSSNGSSFQPIKTQVTIPTAHVMPSTLGASPSKLCSAGDQSCLQSTSKTAMPGSASEHAGLMRNGDVNAGKSSQVPPRDLLRLYRTSGENGFEQSWHPVSDHMRTEDTWKFDTPTIERTFNQSLFLDSLCADPLHRLQKFNPNSGTAEAGKNHYKVLPESKQAAGANGACEPQDGTWPSGSRLMPTGLQANSFFSKPVAPSSRAWMQEACSLHPHERVCELSAWKEQLEKVRLQIEQMQLQNGGACHHPSMYSPSLPTPDPAQWINILNSNENLLKEKELLIDRQRQHISQLEQKVRESELQVHSALLGCPAPYGDVYMLRMQELQRENTFLRAQFTEKTESLSKEKIELEKKLAAAEVDAKLIRESLKETMQKHAEELKKQEERVKGRDKHINNLKKKCQKESEQNRERQQRIETLERYLADLPTLEDHQKQSQKLKESELKSAAMQETVLALETELGDVRAAFREQEMQLETQKHKELELLSTVRSLQDKVQQCVKNAERGPPAQDGERQKIENDSLKKECDSLRKIVDKQQQKMEQLSLQVKNLEEQVAQEEGTSQALKEEAMRRENALQQLRTAVKELSVQNQDLIEKNLTLQERLRQAELTTQPLPAETARLAQELYSELASCLQDLQSVYSIVTQRAQGKDPNLSLLLGIRSVQYSAKEKDNLLSPDGLAKKLVEVKQLHKEVEDLRTAISDRYAQDMGDNCITQ is encoded by the exons ATGGCTGCTCTTGAGAAACATCCAGACCTGAGGCTCCAGCAGAACAATCCATCAG ATCCCAGCACCAGTCAGAAGAGTCATTTCTTGGAGACTGACTGGAAAACGCCTATGTTGTCTGTGAAGTTCCAGAGCCGTGTCAGTCGCTGTTCAAGCGTGGCTGACAGCGGGGATGGGGGCATTGGGACCTCCTGCTCAGACAGCACAGAAG ACTTTTGCAATTCCAGTAACGGTTCCTCATTCCAGCCCATCAAAACCCAAGTGACCATCCCAACGGCCCATGTTATGCCTTCTACATTGGGTGCCTCACCCTCcaagctgtgctctgcaggagaCCAGAGCTGTTTGCAGAGTACTTCAAAAACTGCTATGCCAGGATCTGCTTCTGAACATGCAGGGCTCATGAGAAACGGAGACGTTAATGCCGGGAAGTCGTCTCAGGTGCCACCCAGGGATCTCTTGCGTCTCTACAGGACTTCAGGGGAAAATGGTTTTGAGCAATCCTGGCATCCTGTTTCTGATCACATGAGAACAGAAGATACTTGGAAGTTTGACACCCCCACCATTGAGCGCACCTTTAACCAGTCTCTCTTTCTGGATAGTTTGTGCGCTGACCCTCTCCACAGGCTCCAGAAGTTCAATCCAAACTCTGGGACAGCTGAGGCAGGAAAGAACCATTATAAGGTGCTGCCAGAGAGTAAGCAAGCGGCAGGGGCTAATGGAGCCTGTGAGCCCCAGGATGGAACGTGGCCGAGTGGGAGCAGACTGATGCCAACGGGACTCCAGGCCAACAGTTTCTTTTCGAAACCTGTAGCTCCTTCATCTCGAGCATGGATGCAAGAAGCCTGCTCGCTGCATCCACATGAGAGGGTCTGTGAGCTCAGCGCTTGGAAAGAACAGCTGGAGAAAGTGCGATTGCAAATAGAGCAAATGCAG TTACAAAATGGAGGTGCCTGCCACCATCCCTCGATGTATTCTCCTTCGCTGCCTACGCCTGATCCAGCCCAGTGGATCAATATCCTGAACTCCAATGAAAACCTCCTCAAGGAGAAAGAGCTTCTCATTGACAG gcaAAGACAACACATATCCCAGTTGGAGCAGAAGGTTCGGGAAAGTGAACTGCAGGTTCACAGTGCCCTGCTTGGCTGTCCAGCACCCTACGGAGATGTCTACATGTTGAGAATGCAG gagctgcagcGGGAGAACACGTTTCTTCGAGCACAGTTCACAGAGAAGACTGAATCCCTCAGTAAGGAAAAGATTGAGTTGGAGAAAAAactggctgctgcagaggtggATGCAAAGCTGATCCGGGAGTCACTGAAGGAAACAATGCAGAAACATGCAGAGGAattaaagaaacaggaagaaagg GTAAAGGGAAGAGACAAACACATTAataatcttaaaaagaaatgccagaAGGAATCTgaacaaaacagagagagacAACAGAGAATCGAGACCCTGGAACGATACCTGGCTGATCTGCCaacccttgaggaccaccagAAACAGAGCCAGAAG CTGAAGGAATCTGAACTGAAGAGTGCTGCTATGCAGGAAACAGTGCTGGCACTGGAAACAGAGCTTGGAGATGTCCGGGCTGCTTTCAGGGAGCAAGAGATGCAGCTAGAAACCCAAAAACACAAGGAGCTGGAGCTTCTTTCCACTGTGCGCAG CTTGCAGGACAAGGTGCAGCAGTGTGTAAAGAATGCAGAGAGAGGACCCCCTGCGCAGGATggggagagacagaaaatagaaaatgactCTCTGAAGAAAGAATGCGACTCCCTCAGGAAG ATTGtggacaagcagcagcagaagatgGAGCAGTTGTCCTTGCAAGTGAAG AACCTGGAAGAACAGGTGGCCCAGGAAGAGGGGACAAGCCAAGCTCTGAAAGAGGAGGCGATGAGAAGAGAAAATGCACTGCAGCAGCTCCGGACCGCTGTGAAAGAG CTTTCAGTGCAGAACCAGGATCTCATTGAGAAGAACCTGACCCTTCAGGAACGACTCCGGCAGGCAGAGCTAACAACCCAGCCGCTGCCTGCAGAGACAGCCCGCCTCGCCCAGGAGTTGTACAGTGAGCTGGCCAGCTGTCTGCAGGATTTGCAATCTGTCTACAGCATTGTCACTCAGAGGGCTCAGGGCAAGGATCCCAacctctctctgctcctgggCATTCGCT CTGTGCAGTACTCTGCTAAGGAGAAGGACAACTTACTAAGCCCTGACGGACTTGCAAAGAAACTGGTGGAGGTAAAACAGCTTCACAAAGAGGTGGAGGACTTAAGGACAGCAATATCTGACAGATATGCTCAGGACATGGGAGACAACTGCATCACCCAGTAA